The region ATCAACCAGGTAGAAGTGATCTATCCAGAACGTCTGGCTACAGCCTATCACCAATTTCAGCAGGGCAAAATTCGGCTTCTCATTGCCGCTCGTCATCCCGAAGTAGACGATCCCCTCAGCTATCTCTTTGTTCTTTCCCGCACCATTCCCCAAGTCGCCCAACAGCGCGGCATCCCACTGCAACAGCCGATTCATGCCCACTTTCTCTACGATCGCGGCATGACGATCTGGGCAGGGAACTGGTTAGGTTGGTTCTTTGCTCGGATTGGCGGTATTCCGATCCACCGAGGCAAAAGTCTGGATCTAAAAGGGTTAAAAGCCGCACGGGAAGTATTACTCAACGGGCAATTTCCCCTCGCTGTTGCCCCCGAAGGAGCCACCAACGGACATAGCCACATTGTCAGCCCCCTAGAACCCGGCGTTGCACAATTAGGGTTTTGGTGCGTAGAAGACCTCGTAAAAGCCGATCGACCAGAACAGGTTTGGATTTTACCGATCGGGATTCAGTACCATTACGCCTCACCTCCGTGGCGCAAACTTGATGACGTAATCAGCCAGCTAGAACAGGATACCGGGCTTTCCCAATTACCATTTTCCATCCCAGCCCTGAACAGCCCTGAACAGCAGATTTATCAACGGCTCTTGCGTTTAGGAGAACACTTGATCGCTCAGATGGAGAAATTTTATCAGCAGTTTTATCATCTGTCGATCGCACTAGAAACTAACCAAGATTGTAAATTAGATAAATCTCATCAGGTAGACGATCATCAACATCAACAAGCCCATTTAATTACACGACTGCAAACACTTTTAGACATCGCATTAACCATTGCAGAACAACATTTTGGGCTACCGTCTGAAGGAAACATTATCCAACGCTGCCGCCGTCTAGAAGAAGCCGGTTGGAAAATCATCTATCGCGAAGACATTACAAACTTACAAACCCTTGATCCCTTCAGCCGAGGGCTGGCCGATTGGGCTGCCACCGAAGCCCAGCTAGCCCTTCGCCATATGCGCCTTGTGGAAAGCTTCGTGGCTGTTACCCAGCCCTACCTGCAAACCCAACTCACCGTGGAGCAACTTGCAGAACTCACCCTCATCCTCTTCGATTTCGTTGCCCGCATCAAGGGAGATAAAATTCCCCAGCGACCTCAGTTGGGCTGGCGACAAACCCAAGTGACGATCGGTCAACCCATTTCCGTCAGCGATCGTTGGCCCTTGTACAATCGCGATCGTGCCTCCGCCAAGCAAGCCGTTCAAGATCTCACAGCCGATCTCTATCACGCCCTCGCGCAGGGAATCCCTTCCTACACAACGCCACAGGCACAGGAAGCCCATCCCCCGAAGCCGTTGTAGTTTACCAAACACCGTAGTTTACTGAACATCGCATTTTCTAAACAATTCTTAAGGAGACTGGGCAATCTAGGGTTGCCGATTGAGAATAGATCTTTGCACCAAAGAAGTGCTACATATACATCGTTCACTGTTTACACGTACCGCTGCATTCCAGCACCCATGGCAGAATCTCTTACACCTCCGACCGTTAAACCCCAACGCCCACATTTCTCCTCTGGCCCCTGCGCAAAACGCCCCGGCTGGTCAGTGAGCAACCTTCAAGATGCCTGCGTGGGTCGCTCCCACCGCTCTGCGGATGGAAAAGCCAAGCTCGCCGAAGCCATCGATCGCTCCAAACAAATCCTCGGCATTCCCGCAGACTACCGCCTTGGGATCGTTCCAGCCTCCGACACTGGAGCCGTGGAAATGGCCCTCTGGTCGGTTCTTGGTCAACGTCCCCTGGATATCCTTGCCTGGGAAAGCTTCGGGCAAGAATGGGTGAAAGATGTCGTAGACGAACTGAAACTACAAGACGTTCGGCTCCTGAAAGCCCCCTACGGCAGCTTACCCGATTTAACGACCGTCGATTTCAGCCACGACGTTGTCTTTCTGTGGAATGGCACCACCTCCGGCGTCCGCGTGCCCAATGGCGACTGGATTCCCAACGATCGCGAAGGACTCACCATTTGCGACGCCACCTCCGCCGTCTTCGCCATGGACATCCCCTGGGAAAAAATTGATGTTCTCACCTATTCCTGGCAAAAAGTACTCGGCGGCGAAGCCCAGCACGGCGTCATCGTCCTGTCTCCCCGCGCCGTCCAGCGGTTAGAAAGCTATCAACCCAGTTGGCCCATTCCCAAAATTTTCCGGCTAGCGCAGAAAGGCAAACTGATCGAAGGCATTTTCAAAGGCGACACAATTAACACCCCCTCCATGCTCTGCGTGGAAGACGTACTAGACAGCCTCAAATGGGCAGAAAGTCTCGGGGGACTCTCCGGCTTAATCACCCGCAGCACCGCTAACCTCCAAGCGATCGCCCAGTGGGTCGAAAAGAGCAATTGGGCTGGGTTCCTAGCGGAAAACGCCGAAGAGCGCTCCTCCACCTCCATTTGTCTGAAAATTGTCGATGAATGGTTCACAGGGTTGAGCGCCGACGATCAAGCCTCCATCGCCAAGAAGCTGACCAAAGTGCTGGAAAAAGAAGGCGTCGCCTACGACATCGCCCCCTACCGATCGGCCCCTCCAGGACTACGGATTTGGGGCGGAGCCACCGTCGAAACCAGTGATCTGGAAGCCTTACTGCCCTGGTTAGATTGGGCCTACGCCACCGTCAAAGCCGAAGCAACCCGCTAGGCATCCATTACAACATCTCCCTGGGGATGGGTGCATTAAGTCTAAATGCACCCATCCCCAATTTTTATGGTTACACCAATTTTTATGGTTACAGAAGTATTCATTTCAGCAATCCCTTACCCAGTGATTCAGTACAATGCAAACTATCACGCACCCTTGCATCGATCGTACACACGCCCATGGATATTTTGCACGGCACCTGGATTCCAGATACAGACCCAGAATTTATTCAAACCGGGCAATTTTACCTCTGGGTAGAAACAGAAGAAAACTCCCGCAGAAAACGGAGCCCTGAGACCCATCCGCGCCATTTACGCACCCCCGATCTCATCCCTTTTCTCTGCGAAACTCTAGGGATCAAGCCCTACAAAAACGCCGCCAAAGACCCTCACCAAGCCCTCGAAGCCGACATTATTCCCCGATCGTTCCTATTACCCACTGCCAAAAAACAGCCCCTCCCCTCCTGGGAAATGGCCCGGTATCTAGAAGCCGAATTGCCCGATCGCTACGAGTGGCAATACTGGGAAATTGATTGTTACGCAACCGTCATTTACCTAAATTATAAAACCAACGTCAACAACGTCATTAAATTCCTGAACGATTTGCATTTCCTCACACAATATCGCCTGAGTGATGTGCAAATGGGAGCTGACCTCTTGTTTTGGTATCACTATACCCAACGCTTCAAACAAGTGATTCTGCGCGATCAATACATTCCCGCCTTGAAATATCGCGAAATCACACCAGCCAGCCCCACCCCACCCCGCAAAACCACCCGATCGAAACCCGCGATCGCCGCAGCCCCTCCAGCCTTTGAAATCCATCCCGGCTGGGAAATTATTTCCGAGCAGTATGACACCCTGATTCAGACGGCCATCAGCCAGATGCCGTTACTCTGCTGTGCCGGATTTGCCGATCCCTCCGAACAAGCGTGCTTCTACGATCGGGAAACCCTGTTGCGCCACTTTTCCGAATGCCTGTTAGATGAAATTCTGATTCACACCCCCCGACCAACCGCACTGGAGAAAAAAATTCAGGGCACCCTCCTCCATGCCTGCCTCGACCCCAGCGATCCGTGGACAACCGCCGCCGCCCTAGGCTTGTATGAACAATGGCAACAATGGCGCGATCGCATCAACCAATCCCAAGCACCGGAAAATTTCAACCTCTGCTTTCAACTAGACGAACCCCAAGACCCAGACGATCCCTGGGAACTCGTCTTTCAAGCCTCCCCCAAAACCGATCCCTCCCACCGCATCGACCTGGGGCTTTATTGGCGCACCCATCGCAAAGATCGCCACAAACTCGGACTTGGCCAAGACTTTGAACAAAGCCTCCTGCTCCACCTTGGGTATGCTGCTCGCATTTATCCCAAACTCTGGGCAGGGTTAGAAACCGATCGCCCCAGCGAAATCACCCTCAACCTCAGCGAAGCCTTTGACTTTTTACAGGAATCCGCCTGGGTACTGGAAGCCGCTGGGTACCAAGTGCTCGTGCCGACTTGGTGGACACCCAAAGGCAGGCAACGCGCCAAAGTACGACTGAGAGCCCATACCCAGCCCAAATCCAGCAGCGAATCCACAGGCTACTTTTCCGCAACAGCCCTCGCCTCCTACGACTACGAACTCGCCATCGGCGATCAGACCATTAGCGAACGGGAATGGCAAACCCTGGTCAATAGCAAAATGCCCATGGTGCAATTCCGAGGGAAATGGATGGTATTAGACCAGGCCAAAATGAAACAAATGCTAGAGTTTTGGAAAAAAGAACGGGAACAGAAACCGGAACTCAGCTTGATCGACTTAATGAAATTTTCCGCTGGCAGTGACGATGATGTGGACCTAGCCGTCGATCACGATCGCACCCTGTCAGCCATGATCGATCGATTAAACCATCCCACCCAGATGGAAGAAATTGCCGATCCCCCAACCTTTCAGGGGCAGCTCCGTCCCTACCAACGGCGCGGCGTTTCCTGGCTAGTCTATTTAGAAAGCCTCGGACTCAACGGCTGTCTGGCAGACGACATGGGCATGGGCAAATCCGCCCAAGTCATCGCCCGTTTGGTCTATGAACGCGAACAGGGTCATCCAAAATCGCCAACCCGTCGTAGGAATGCTTCCACGATCGATCGACCGATCGACCTCGCCCCCACCCTCTTGATTGCCCCCACCTCCGTCGTTGGCAACTGGGGCAAAGAAATCGAAAAATTTGCCCCCCACCTGCGCTTCATGCTGCACCATGGGGCCGATCGCATTCGGGATGCCAAAGCCCTGAAAACCGCGATCGCCGATTGTGATGTCGTCATCACTTCCTACACCCTAGCCCGCATGGACGAAGCCCTCCTGAGTGGCCAAACCTGGCATCGCATCGTCATCGACGAAGCCCAGAACATCAAAAATCCCAAAGCCGCCCAAACCAAAGCCATCCTCAAACTGCCCAGTACCCATCGCCTCGCCCTCACTGGCACCCCCGTCGAAAACCGGCTGATGGATCTATGGTCGATTTTTAACTTTTTAAATCCCGGTTACCTGGGCAAAGAATCGCAGTTTCGACAATCCTTCGAAATTCCCATTCAAAAAGACAACAACCTCAGTCAATCCCAAACCCTTAAGAAACTCGTTGAACCGTTCATCCTGCGCCGCGTCAAAACCGACCCCGCCATCATCCAAGACCTCCCCGACAAAGTCGAACAGAAATGCTACTGCAACCTGACCAAAGAACAAGCCTCCCTCTACCAAGCAGTCGTTAAAGAAATCAGTGAATCGATCGACCAAATCACTGGAATCAAGCGTAAAGGGATGATTTTAGCAACGCTGACGAAACTCAAACAAATCTGCAATCATCCCATGCAGTTCCTCCAGGATAATAGTGAATTCACTGCCACTCGATCGCACAAACTAGAGCGACTTTTGGAAATGATTGAAGAAATCAGATCAGAAGGAGAAAGCCTCCTGATATTTACGCAATTTACAGAAATCGGTGAAGCCCTAGAGAAAACCTTCAAACAACAGCATTACAACACCTACTATCTCCATGGAGGAACCCTCCGAGCCAAACGGGAAAAAATGATTGCCGAATTCCAAGATCCCAACACCGAACCCTCCATTTTCATTCTCTCCCTCAAAGCTGGAGGCGTCGGCATCACCCTCACCCGAGCCAACCACGTCTTTCACTTCGATCGCTGGTGGAACCCCGCCGTAGAAGACCAAGCCACCGATCGCGCCTTCCGCATTGGCCAAACTAAAAACGTCTTCGTCCACAAATTCATCGCCCTGGGAACACTGGAAGAGAAGATCGATCAAATGATTGAAGATAAGAAAAAACTTGCAGGGGCGATCGTGGGTAACGACGAAGCCTGGTTAAGCGAACTCGATAATCGCGCCTTCAAACAGTTGATTGCTTTAAATAAAAAAGCGATCGTAGACTAGCCACCCTCCAGCAGATCCGTCATCCGCCGGTTACAGCAAACGTCCCCCGCTCAAATTCCCCAGCACTCCAGATTCACTACCCAACTCACCACCCGATTCACTACCGCTCAGGAAACAGCTCAGGAAACAGCTCAGGAAACAGCTCAGGAAACAGCTCAGGAAACATTATGGCAAAGCAAAACGAATTCAGTCGCAACTGGTGGGGCCAACGCTTTATCGAAGCCCTAGAATCCTTCACTGAAACCAATCGCCTCAGCCGAGGCCGCTCCTATGCCCGAGGCAACAAAGTCAAAAGCTTTACCATTGCAGATGGCCACATCACAGCCAAGGTCAGAGGCTCCGTTAACCCCTATTTTGGAGTTTATAAAGAACCCCTCTACACCACAGAAATTGAATTTCCTTTAATCAGCGAAGCCCAATGGGCCGCCATCATTGCCTTAATTGCCACCAAGGCCGGATTTCTGTCCAAATTAATGATGAATGAAATTCCAGAAAACATTGAAGAACCTTTCAAAACCCTAGGAATTCATCTCCTGCCCCAACGACGATCGGACATCATCACCCGTTGCTCCTGCCCCGACTACAGCAATCCCTGCAAACACATTGCAGGCGTTTATTACCTGATTGCCGCAGAACTCGATCGCGATCCATTTTTACTCTTTGAACTCCGAGGCATCCCCCGCGATCGCTTTCAATCCCTCCTCGCAGAATCCCCCCTGGGCAAAGCTATGTCCCAGGGACTCAATCGCAGTGCCACACCCTTAACGACGATCGAGAGTTTTTACCCCCGTCCCCAACTAATCCCCGCCGAAAAGCCCCCCAGTCTCAAGGAATTCTGGATGGGCAGCCAAAGCCTACCCAAGGAGAGCGAACCGATCGAAGCTATTCCCATTTCCGGCATTTTGTTAAAAAAACAAGGCGACTTTCCCCCATTTTGGGAACATCAAACATCCTTTCTTGAACTCATGGAAGAAATCTATAATCGCGTGAAAAATAATAACAAAGATATTTTCTAGCATTTAACTCATCTACTATAGTCAGTCACAGGAGTTATACGAAAATTACTTAAGTAATCACGTAAACAGTCATACGAATAGTCACAAGAGTCAAAATTTGTTCACATTAGCTAAACAAATCATCGAGTGGGTAAAACTGCAACGTTCAATTAAGAAAATATTAGAGGGAAATATGTATGTGTCTTGCAATCCCTGGAGAACTACTGCGAATCACCAATGATGACCCATTGACCCGATCGGGATTCGTTAAATTTGGGGGCGTCACCAAAGAAGTCAATTTGGCCTATGTTCCAGAGGTCAAAATTGGGGATTATGTCATCGTTCATGTCGGCTGTGCGATTAGCATTCTCAACGCTGAGCAAGCCCAGCAAATCTTTACAGACCTCGAAGCCATGGCCCAAGCTCAGGAATCCGAGGAGGCATCGGATGAAATATCTGGATGAATATCGCAACGCATCCGCCATTCAGCAATACGCACAAGCAATAGCAGACATCACAACCCAGCCTTGGACAATCATGGAAATCTGTGGCGGCCAAACCCACACGATCCTGAAATTCGGCTTAGAACAACTCCTGCCCACCCACCTCACCATTATCCACGGCCCCGGCTGCCCCGTGTGCGTCACCGCGATCGAAACCATCGAACAAGCCCTCTGGCTCGCCGCCCAACCCCCAGTCATTTTCTGCTCCTTTGGGGACATGTTGCGCGTCCCCGGCTACGATCGAGACTTGCTCACCCTCAAAGCCCAGGGCGGCGATGTCAGAACCGTGTATTCGCCCTTAGATGCCGTCAAAATCGCCCAAGCTAATCCCGATCGCGAGGTCGTCTTTTTTGCCGTGGGTTTTGAAACCACCGCCCCCGCAACCGCCCTAGCCGTGCATCTAGCCCAGCAGCAGCAACTCACTAATTTTTCGATGTTGGTCGCCCATGTCCTCGTTCCCCCCGCAATGGAGCAATTGTTAGCGGCTCAAAACTGCCAAATTCAAGGCTTTTTAGCCGCAGGGCATGTTTGCACCGTCATGGGCTACGGTGAATACGAAACGATCGCCAGCCGTTATCGCGTTCCCATCGTCGTTACAGGGTTCGAGCCGTTGGATATTATGCAGGGAATCTATCACTGTGTGCAGCAGTTGGAAGCGGGAACTGCCCAAGTAGAAAATCAGTATGCCCGATCGGTTCAGCCCCAAGGGAATCTCACAGCCCAGTCATTTATGCAACAGGTGTTTGAGGTCTGCGATCGATCGTGGCGCGGCCTAGGAACCATCCCCAACAGCGGACTACGATTAAAGCCCAGTTACGCTCAATTTGACACAGCCCAGCGCTTTGCTCTACCCACAGGGAAGCCGCCCAGTGACACCTTAGAGAACGTCCAAGAAAACGTAAACGACAATGCCAATTCCACCTGCATCAGCGGTTTAATTCTACAAGGCTTACGGAAGCCCTACCAATGCTCCGTCTTTGGCACAAAATGCACCCCAGAGCATCCCCTCGGAGCCCCCATGGTTTCCTCTGAGGGAGCCTGTGCCGCCTATTACCATTATCAATCTCTGACCCATTCCCACCCGTCTACTTCGTCCTAACAGCCCAGTTACTCTTCACTTTTCACTATGCAGGATAATCCAGAGTTTAACACGCCAGATTTCAACTGCCCTTTGCCCCTTCATTCCACCGACCATATTCTCATGGGTCATGGCGGCGGTGGCAAGTTAATGCAGCAATTAATCGAAGGATTATTTTTACCCAATTTCAACAATCCCCTTCTTAATCAGCGACACGATAGCACTGTTATTAATTTAGGGGATACTAGAATCGCATTTACAACCGATTCTTATGTGATTCAACCCTTATTTTTTCCCGGTGGAGACATCGGTTCCCTAGCAGTCAACGGAACCGTCAACGATCTCGCCATGGGGGGTAGTCGTCCCAGCTATCTCAGCGTCGGGTTAATTATCGAAGAAGGGTTCCCGATCGCCACTCTAGAAAAAATTATCCAGTCAATGCAAGCCGCCGCAGATCATGCAAAAGTCCAGATTGTTACAGGAGACACAAAAGTTATTGATAAAGTTATCAATCGTAACCATGAGAAAAGTCACGGTAGTAGCCTATTTATCAATACTGCGGGAATTGGTATTGTGGAACACAAAATGACCCTTGCACCCCGATCGATTCAAATAGGCGATGTCATCCTATTAAATGGCGACTTAGGCCGACATGGCATGGCAATCATGGCCCTACGAGAAGGACTCCAGTTTGACAGCCCGATCGTCAGTGACTGTGCCCCCCTCG is a window of Alkalinema sp. FACHB-956 DNA encoding:
- the hypE gene encoding hydrogenase expression/formation protein HypE, producing MQDNPEFNTPDFNCPLPLHSTDHILMGHGGGGKLMQQLIEGLFLPNFNNPLLNQRHDSTVINLGDTRIAFTTDSYVIQPLFFPGGDIGSLAVNGTVNDLAMGGSRPSYLSVGLIIEEGFPIATLEKIIQSMQAAADHAKVQIVTGDTKVIDKVINRNHEKSHGSSLFINTAGIGIVEHKMTLAPRSIQIGDVILLNGDLGRHGMAIMALREGLQFDSPIVSDCAPLAEPILALLEQGIPIHCLRDLTRGGLASAAIELAEAANVEIELTDDAIPVHDTVRGACEILGLDPIYVANEGRFIAIVPPDTVEAALSILHQFFPQQACVIGQVRSKAPNIDRGYVTIRNSLGVKRILTLLTGDPLPRIC
- a CDS encoding DEAD/DEAH box helicase; translated protein: MDILHGTWIPDTDPEFIQTGQFYLWVETEENSRRKRSPETHPRHLRTPDLIPFLCETLGIKPYKNAAKDPHQALEADIIPRSFLLPTAKKQPLPSWEMARYLEAELPDRYEWQYWEIDCYATVIYLNYKTNVNNVIKFLNDLHFLTQYRLSDVQMGADLLFWYHYTQRFKQVILRDQYIPALKYREITPASPTPPRKTTRSKPAIAAAPPAFEIHPGWEIISEQYDTLIQTAISQMPLLCCAGFADPSEQACFYDRETLLRHFSECLLDEILIHTPRPTALEKKIQGTLLHACLDPSDPWTTAAALGLYEQWQQWRDRINQSQAPENFNLCFQLDEPQDPDDPWELVFQASPKTDPSHRIDLGLYWRTHRKDRHKLGLGQDFEQSLLLHLGYAARIYPKLWAGLETDRPSEITLNLSEAFDFLQESAWVLEAAGYQVLVPTWWTPKGRQRAKVRLRAHTQPKSSSESTGYFSATALASYDYELAIGDQTISEREWQTLVNSKMPMVQFRGKWMVLDQAKMKQMLEFWKKEREQKPELSLIDLMKFSAGSDDDVDLAVDHDRTLSAMIDRLNHPTQMEEIADPPTFQGQLRPYQRRGVSWLVYLESLGLNGCLADDMGMGKSAQVIARLVYEREQGHPKSPTRRRNASTIDRPIDLAPTLLIAPTSVVGNWGKEIEKFAPHLRFMLHHGADRIRDAKALKTAIADCDVVITSYTLARMDEALLSGQTWHRIVIDEAQNIKNPKAAQTKAILKLPSTHRLALTGTPVENRLMDLWSIFNFLNPGYLGKESQFRQSFEIPIQKDNNLSQSQTLKKLVEPFILRRVKTDPAIIQDLPDKVEQKCYCNLTKEQASLYQAVVKEISESIDQITGIKRKGMILATLTKLKQICNHPMQFLQDNSEFTATRSHKLERLLEMIEEIRSEGESLLIFTQFTEIGEALEKTFKQQHYNTYYLHGGTLRAKREKMIAEFQDPNTEPSIFILSLKAGGVGITLTRANHVFHFDRWWNPAVEDQATDRAFRIGQTKNVFVHKFIALGTLEEKIDQMIEDKKKLAGAIVGNDEAWLSELDNRAFKQLIALNKKAIVD
- a CDS encoding HypC/HybG/HupF family hydrogenase formation chaperone; protein product: MCLAIPGELLRITNDDPLTRSGFVKFGGVTKEVNLAYVPEVKIGDYVIVHVGCAISILNAEQAQQIFTDLEAMAQAQESEEASDEISG
- a CDS encoding 1-acyl-sn-glycerol-3-phosphate acyltransferase, whose product is MPSLHVQPRLEFIPQTFQPWVLRLLHLLLPFALRFRLRRWLPAGINQVEVIYPERLATAYHQFQQGKIRLLIAARHPEVDDPLSYLFVLSRTIPQVAQQRGIPLQQPIHAHFLYDRGMTIWAGNWLGWFFARIGGIPIHRGKSLDLKGLKAAREVLLNGQFPLAVAPEGATNGHSHIVSPLEPGVAQLGFWCVEDLVKADRPEQVWILPIGIQYHYASPPWRKLDDVISQLEQDTGLSQLPFSIPALNSPEQQIYQRLLRLGEHLIAQMEKFYQQFYHLSIALETNQDCKLDKSHQVDDHQHQQAHLITRLQTLLDIALTIAEQHFGLPSEGNIIQRCRRLEEAGWKIIYREDITNLQTLDPFSRGLADWAATEAQLALRHMRLVESFVAVTQPYLQTQLTVEQLAELTLILFDFVARIKGDKIPQRPQLGWRQTQVTIGQPISVSDRWPLYNRDRASAKQAVQDLTADLYHALAQGIPSYTTPQAQEAHPPKPL
- a CDS encoding phosphoserine transaminase, producing the protein MAESLTPPTVKPQRPHFSSGPCAKRPGWSVSNLQDACVGRSHRSADGKAKLAEAIDRSKQILGIPADYRLGIVPASDTGAVEMALWSVLGQRPLDILAWESFGQEWVKDVVDELKLQDVRLLKAPYGSLPDLTTVDFSHDVVFLWNGTTSGVRVPNGDWIPNDREGLTICDATSAVFAMDIPWEKIDVLTYSWQKVLGGEAQHGVIVLSPRAVQRLESYQPSWPIPKIFRLAQKGKLIEGIFKGDTINTPSMLCVEDVLDSLKWAESLGGLSGLITRSTANLQAIAQWVEKSNWAGFLAENAEERSSTSICLKIVDEWFTGLSADDQASIAKKLTKVLEKEGVAYDIAPYRSAPPGLRIWGGATVETSDLEALLPWLDWAYATVKAEATR
- the hypD gene encoding hydrogenase formation protein HypD; translated protein: MKYLDEYRNASAIQQYAQAIADITTQPWTIMEICGGQTHTILKFGLEQLLPTHLTIIHGPGCPVCVTAIETIEQALWLAAQPPVIFCSFGDMLRVPGYDRDLLTLKAQGGDVRTVYSPLDAVKIAQANPDREVVFFAVGFETTAPATALAVHLAQQQQLTNFSMLVAHVLVPPAMEQLLAAQNCQIQGFLAAGHVCTVMGYGEYETIASRYRVPIVVTGFEPLDIMQGIYHCVQQLEAGTAQVENQYARSVQPQGNLTAQSFMQQVFEVCDRSWRGLGTIPNSGLRLKPSYAQFDTAQRFALPTGKPPSDTLENVQENVNDNANSTCISGLILQGLRKPYQCSVFGTKCTPEHPLGAPMVSSEGACAAYYHYQSLTHSHPSTSS
- a CDS encoding SWIM zinc finger family protein; amino-acid sequence: MAKQNEFSRNWWGQRFIEALESFTETNRLSRGRSYARGNKVKSFTIADGHITAKVRGSVNPYFGVYKEPLYTTEIEFPLISEAQWAAIIALIATKAGFLSKLMMNEIPENIEEPFKTLGIHLLPQRRSDIITRCSCPDYSNPCKHIAGVYYLIAAELDRDPFLLFELRGIPRDRFQSLLAESPLGKAMSQGLNRSATPLTTIESFYPRPQLIPAEKPPSLKEFWMGSQSLPKESEPIEAIPISGILLKKQGDFPPFWEHQTSFLELMEEIYNRVKNNNKDIF